A DNA window from Sulfurimonas hongkongensis contains the following coding sequences:
- the mnmH gene encoding tRNA 2-selenouridine(34) synthase MnmH — MSSSDFKSIVLNSTPLIDVRAPIEFEKGTFKSAVNLPLISDKERQIVGICYKQHGNSEAIKLGHKLVSGAVKEERIKAWLDFIKQSPDARLFCFRGGERSKISQEWLKDAGCNIKRLKGGYKAFRNYLLEQTEESCTRFKPIILGGYTGSGKTILLKALENSIDLEGLANHRGSSFGKKITPQPSQIDFENNLAYDLIQKLEKGFKNLVFEDEGNRVGSLFIPKNIANYVSQAPLIILQTPIKKRIEITFDEYVIEAQKMYASDLEQWKREMLGAMHRIERRLGSQRHREVCKSFEDAFAEQMRSGSLEVHKEWIETLLVEYYDPMYDYQIKKRAKQVEFRGSYQEVLEYLATL; from the coding sequence ATGTCTAGTAGTGATTTTAAGTCTATAGTTTTAAACTCTACACCGCTTATTGATGTTCGTGCTCCTATAGAGTTTGAAAAAGGCACATTTAAGAGTGCTGTAAATCTGCCACTTATTAGTGATAAAGAGAGACAAATAGTAGGCATCTGCTATAAACAACATGGTAATAGTGAAGCTATAAAACTAGGGCATAAGCTTGTTAGCGGTGCTGTAAAAGAGGAGCGTATTAAAGCTTGGTTGGATTTTATAAAACAAAGCCCAGATGCTAGACTTTTTTGCTTTAGAGGTGGCGAGCGCTCTAAGATATCACAAGAGTGGCTAAAAGATGCAGGATGCAATATAAAGCGACTCAAAGGTGGATATAAAGCCTTTAGAAATTATCTTCTAGAGCAAACAGAAGAGTCTTGTACAAGGTTTAAGCCCATCATACTTGGGGGTTATACAGGTTCAGGCAAGACTATACTGCTAAAGGCTTTAGAAAACTCCATAGACCTGGAAGGTTTAGCAAACCATAGAGGCTCATCCTTTGGCAAAAAAATTACTCCTCAACCTTCGCAGATAGATTTTGAAAATAATTTGGCTTATGATCTTATACAAAAACTTGAAAAGGGTTTTAAAAATCTAGTTTTTGAAGATGAAGGTAATCGAGTGGGAAGCCTATTTATCCCAAAAAATATTGCAAACTATGTCTCACAAGCACCTCTTATCATACTTCAAACTCCCATAAAGAAGAGGATAGAGATAACTTTTGATGAGTATGTCATTGAAGCTCAAAAAATGTATGCTAGTGATTTAGAGCAGTGGAAGAGAGAGATGCTAGGAGCTATGCATAGAATAGAGAGAAGGCTCGGTAGCCAAAGACATAGAGAGGTCTGTAAGAGCTTTGAAGACGCTTTTGCAGAGCAGATGCGAAGTGGCTCATTAGAAGTGCATAAAGAGTGGATAGAGACTCTGCTAGTTGAGTATTATGACCCTATGTATGACTATCAAATCAAAAAACGAGCTAAACAAGTAGAGTTTAGAGGTTCATACCAAGAAGTTTTGGAATATTTAGCTACTCTTTAG
- the selB gene encoding selenocysteine-specific translation elongation factor: MRLQMSNLIIGTCGHIDHGKTSLIKALNGFDGDSTKEEKQRGITIDLSFSNITKLEKNIAFIDVPGHERLVKNMIAGAFGFDCVLIVVSASEGIKPQTIEHLEILKLLGVRDAVLVLSKADLISKEELQIKLIDIEGFVASYEFDIKFTMGASIFQEETIEELRDRLFKLEASSKQEENFFRYYVDRAFSLKGAGTVVTGSILGKPIAVDEKLFICDLQKEIKVKNLQVHERDVEVASISNRAAINISGLDAKSVQRGFLISKKGYLRGFKSIDISFNAISDKALHHNRAYSIFIGSKKLNAKVLLFSSEDSLQSGYANIKSDEDIFSIFGEKIIIRDGNESVAGGVVLNPINDPMKKQQKLLLLEALYKKDIAKAYEILTEVHKKGLGLISSAQRFALSHSNALKTAKELKNSFIDEKELVIYPLSTKEIIYKNIKGIYTKNQYALLSNSSIKLRLKWASEGFIQVVLDELEEESFLIKDANLYRSSQIKEDFTSSLLNIVLERLEKESLAPTAPYNIYDDLNLDRKMGDDILKSLCAKKQVIRLQHNIFIHHQSLAMMVDAMRGIIKKEGYIDIANLKEKYDLSRKYLIAYLEYLDNFSDITRDANKRMLLNIDIISHENKNLF, from the coding sequence ATGAGATTACAGATGTCTAACTTAATCATAGGAACTTGCGGACATATAGATCATGGTAAAACCTCACTCATTAAGGCACTTAACGGCTTTGATGGAGATAGTACAAAAGAGGAAAAACAGAGAGGCATCACTATAGATTTGAGCTTCTCAAATATCACAAAGCTTGAGAAAAACATTGCCTTTATAGATGTCCCAGGTCATGAGAGACTTGTAAAAAACATGATAGCTGGGGCTTTTGGCTTTGACTGCGTGCTCATTGTTGTGAGTGCATCTGAGGGGATAAAACCGCAAACTATAGAGCATCTTGAGATTTTAAAACTCCTTGGTGTTAGAGATGCTGTTTTGGTTTTAAGCAAAGCTGACCTTATAAGTAAAGAGGAATTGCAGATAAAACTTATAGATATAGAGGGGTTTGTTGCATCTTATGAGTTTGATATAAAGTTTACTATGGGCGCTTCTATATTTCAAGAGGAGACAATAGAAGAGTTAAGAGATAGACTTTTTAAACTTGAAGCTAGCTCAAAACAAGAGGAGAACTTCTTTAGATACTATGTTGATAGGGCCTTTAGCCTAAAGGGTGCTGGAACTGTTGTAACTGGGAGTATTTTGGGTAAACCTATAGCGGTAGATGAGAAGCTCTTCATTTGTGATCTGCAAAAAGAGATAAAGGTAAAAAATCTACAAGTTCACGAGAGAGATGTAGAAGTCGCAAGTATCTCAAATAGAGCTGCTATAAATATAAGTGGTTTGGATGCTAAAAGTGTGCAAAGAGGTTTTCTCATAAGTAAAAAAGGATATCTTAGAGGTTTTAAATCCATAGATATCTCATTTAACGCAATATCTGACAAGGCACTGCATCACAACAGAGCCTACTCCATCTTTATAGGCTCAAAAAAACTAAATGCTAAGGTTTTACTCTTTAGCTCAGAGGACTCACTTCAAAGCGGATATGCAAATATCAAGAGTGATGAGGATATCTTTAGCATCTTTGGTGAAAAAATTATTATCCGTGATGGTAATGAGAGTGTGGCTGGTGGAGTTGTGTTAAACCCTATCAATGATCCGATGAAAAAACAGCAAAAACTTCTTCTGCTTGAGGCGCTCTATAAAAAAGATATAGCAAAAGCTTATGAGATTTTAACCGAAGTACATAAAAAAGGCTTGGGTTTAATCTCTTCAGCTCAAAGATTTGCACTCTCTCACTCTAATGCATTAAAGACCGCAAAAGAGCTAAAAAACTCTTTCATTGATGAAAAAGAGCTTGTTATCTACCCACTCTCTACAAAAGAGATAATCTATAAAAATATAAAGGGAATCTACACAAAAAACCAATACGCACTACTCTCAAACTCATCCATAAAACTCCGCCTAAAGTGGGCAAGTGAGGGCTTTATACAAGTGGTTTTAGATGAGCTAGAAGAGGAGAGCTTTTTGATTAAAGATGCAAATCTTTATAGAAGTAGCCAGATAAAAGAGGACTTTACTAGCTCACTCTTAAACATTGTCTTAGAGCGACTTGAAAAAGAGTCCCTTGCTCCTACAGCTCCTTACAACATTTACGATGATTTAAACTTAGATAGAAAGATGGGTGATGACATACTAAAGAGTCTTTGTGCAAAAAAACAGGTCATAAGACTGCAACACAATATTTTTATACATCACCAAAGTCTAGCAATGATGGTAGATGCCATGAGGGGCATTATCAAAAAAGAGGGTTATATAGATATCGCAAATCTAAAAGAGAAGTACGATCTAAGTAGAAAGTATCTAATAGCATACTTAGAGTATCTAGACAATTTTTCAGACATCACAAGAGATGCAAATAAAAGGATGCTTTTAAATATAGATATAATATCACATGAAAATAAAAATCTTTTTTAA
- the selA gene encoding L-seryl-tRNA(Sec) selenium transferase, which translates to MFLLKSIPKVDKFIAKKEFKTLGSALVMSLTKELLSELRENILNGRVTTFSEDELVKELLQRYTELTKPSLQTLINATGIIVHTNLGRSLIDADAFDRVKELMTNYNNLEFNLESGKRGERYSLISKSVCSLLGCEDVLIVNNNASAVFLILNTFARKKEVVVSRGELVEIGGSFRVPDVMKQSGAKLVEVGTTNKTHLYDYEDAIGKKTSMLMKVHKSNYSIEGFSSDVEFGEIVKLACEKGLIDYYDMGSGHLFDLPYGLDEPSVLDFMKLNPSLLSFSGDKLLGSVQAGIIVGKKKYIDMLKKNQLLRMLRVDKLTLALLEESFKAILLGNKEQIPTARMLFRSTDELREDAMQVQQKLKKNIKTNIVDTKTLIGGGTTPNKTIPSVALVIESKNIKVKKLQKLFRQKSIIGRIEDDEFLLDFRTIQKTQLQQVVDAIDEITDV; encoded by the coding sequence ATGTTTTTACTAAAATCAATCCCTAAAGTTGACAAATTTATAGCTAAGAAAGAGTTTAAAACACTAGGAAGCGCTTTAGTTATGAGTTTGACCAAAGAGTTGCTTAGTGAGTTAAGAGAAAATATACTAAATGGGAGAGTCACTACTTTTAGTGAAGATGAGCTAGTAAAAGAACTTCTACAGAGATACACAGAACTTACCAAGCCATCACTTCAAACACTAATCAACGCAACTGGCATCATAGTCCATACAAACCTTGGAAGAAGTCTTATAGATGCAGATGCCTTTGATAGAGTAAAAGAGCTTATGACAAACTACAATAACCTTGAATTTAACTTAGAGAGCGGTAAACGAGGGGAGAGATACTCTCTTATCTCAAAGAGTGTTTGCTCCCTTTTAGGATGCGAAGATGTACTTATTGTAAATAACAACGCAAGTGCAGTTTTTCTTATCTTAAACACCTTTGCAAGGAAAAAAGAGGTAGTAGTTAGTCGTGGGGAGTTGGTTGAGATTGGTGGTAGTTTTAGAGTCCCTGATGTGATGAAACAAAGCGGCGCAAAGCTTGTTGAAGTGGGAACTACAAACAAAACTCATCTCTATGACTACGAAGATGCTATAGGTAAAAAAACCTCTATGCTTATGAAAGTTCACAAGTCAAACTATAGCATTGAGGGTTTTAGCTCAGATGTAGAGTTTGGTGAGATTGTAAAGCTAGCATGTGAAAAAGGTCTAATTGATTATTATGATATGGGAAGTGGACATCTTTTTGACCTGCCTTACGGGCTTGATGAGCCATCAGTTTTGGACTTTATGAAGCTAAATCCATCACTACTAAGTTTCTCAGGGGATAAGCTTTTAGGAAGTGTTCAAGCTGGCATTATAGTTGGTAAGAAAAAATATATAGATATGTTGAAAAAGAATCAACTCCTTAGAATGTTAAGAGTAGATAAACTCACTTTAGCACTGCTAGAAGAGAGTTTTAAAGCGATTTTACTGGGTAATAAAGAGCAGATTCCAACTGCAAGAATGCTCTTTCGCTCAACCGATGAGCTAAGAGAAGATGCCATGCAAGTTCAACAAAAGCTTAAAAAAAATATAAAAACTAATATAGTAGATACAAAAACTCTTATCGGTGGTGGAACTACTCCAAACAAAACCATCCCAAGTGTAGCCTTAGTTATAGAATCAAAAAATATAAAAGTTAAAAAACTTCAAAAACTCTTTCGCCAAAAATCAATCATCGGCCGCATCGAAGATGATGAGTTTTTGCTTGATTTTAGAACCATACAAAAAACACAGCTCCAACAAGTAGTAGATGCTATAGATGAGATTACAGATGTCTAA
- the selD gene encoding selenide, water dikinase SelD, translated as MNNQYRLTKFVQAAGUAAKMGPGDLKHSVCSLIPDDKNVLVGFENSEDACVYKLHDDEALVQTLDFITPVVDDPFIYGKIAAANSLSDIFAMGAEVKTALNIVGFDSTNHTKEVLVEILKGGNEKIKECGGVLMGGHTIESPEMYYGLSVTGLIHPDKILRNNTPKIGHVLVLTKPIGMGILTTAIKRDLLSEPTMLEAIKVMQELNYKASKLLRGFNVSACTDVTGFGLLGHALESTNDGVAIKIDAREVPIMADAIALSLEGVVPGGTKKNMAYLQDKVTFAKSAEHLRLMLCDAQTSGGLLVSMDERDAKEYIKMIEEYSFGYARIIGSVEPRGDRAIEVF; from the coding sequence ATGAACAATCAATATAGATTGACCAAGTTCGTTCAAGCAGCTGGTTGAGCAGCAAAGATGGGTCCGGGGGATCTAAAACATAGTGTTTGTTCACTCATTCCAGATGATAAAAATGTTCTTGTAGGTTTTGAAAACTCTGAAGATGCTTGTGTATATAAACTGCACGACGACGAGGCTCTTGTGCAGACTCTCGACTTTATAACGCCTGTGGTGGATGACCCATTTATCTATGGCAAGATAGCTGCTGCAAACTCGCTCTCAGATATCTTTGCAATGGGAGCTGAGGTTAAAACGGCTCTAAATATAGTAGGTTTTGATAGTACAAATCACACTAAAGAAGTCTTAGTAGAGATATTAAAAGGTGGAAATGAGAAGATAAAAGAGTGTGGTGGAGTCCTTATGGGTGGTCACACGATAGAGTCGCCTGAGATGTACTACGGACTTAGTGTAACTGGGCTGATTCATCCAGATAAGATTTTAAGAAACAACACTCCAAAGATAGGGCATGTTTTAGTTCTTACAAAGCCCATCGGTATGGGGATTTTAACTACAGCTATAAAGAGAGATTTGCTAAGTGAGCCAACCATGCTTGAGGCTATAAAGGTGATGCAAGAGTTAAACTATAAAGCGTCAAAGCTTCTTCGTGGATTTAATGTGAGTGCTTGTACTGATGTGACAGGTTTTGGGCTTTTAGGTCATGCTTTGGAATCTACAAACGATGGAGTTGCTATAAAGATAGATGCAAGAGAGGTTCCAATAATGGCTGATGCAATTGCCTTGTCACTTGAGGGTGTAGTGCCTGGTGGAACTAAGAAAAACATGGCTTACTTACAAGACAAAGTCACATTTGCTAAGAGTGCAGAGCATCTTCGCTTGATGCTCTGTGATGCGCAGACTTCTGGCGGTCTTTTAGTCTCGATGGATGAGCGAGATGCAAAAGAGTATATAAAGATGATAGAAGAGTATAGTTTTGGATATGCGAGAATCATTGGAAGTGTAGAGCCAAGAGGCGATAGAGCTATTGAAGTTTTTTAA
- the glgB gene encoding 1,4-alpha-glucan branching protein GlgB has product MNYDMFYDVTLFSDLDIYLFKEGTHSKLYNHLGAHLYTRDGVEGTYFSLWAPNANSVSVRGDFNSYDIHSHPLKQRDDESGIWEGFISNVEEDMTYKYHISSGSENANPDKADPFAFCSEVAPASASKVYELDGYKWDDKKWMKKRAKNNSHKAPISIYEVHLGSWRRKVQEDNRYLTYVESAKELALYLKEMNFTHVELLPITEFPFKGSWGYQVTGYFAPTARFGTPHEFMQLVDIMHEHDIGVILDWVPSHFVTDGHGLMNFDGTCLYEHEDPRKGYHPEWKSAIFNYDRNEVRAFLISSAIFWLEKYHIDGIRVDAVASMLYLNYARKDGEWVPNEDGSNVNRGAVKFLEQLNVRAYGEFSDIMMIAEESTNYSKVCGAVSDGGLGFGYKWNMGWMHDILKYMKLDPIYREHHHKDLTFSFVYMFNENYVLPLSHDEVVHMKGSLINKMPGDNYKKFANLRALYSLMMSHPGKKLLFMGGEFAQFAEWDYERSLDWHLLEYKEHKGVQNTVKELNRLYKIESSLHLNDVEENGFEWIDENDYQANVISFIRFGTKKTKPIIIVCNFSDKEHIGYNLGVPTKGTYKEVFSSNNEEFGGYGSANTTPIKSRKESCHGRENMIKINLASLSVSYFKRC; this is encoded by the coding sequence ATGAACTATGATATGTTTTACGATGTGACTCTCTTTAGTGACTTGGATATTTATCTCTTTAAAGAGGGAACTCACTCAAAACTCTACAATCATCTAGGTGCGCATCTATATACAAGAGATGGAGTAGAAGGCACATACTTCTCTCTCTGGGCTCCAAATGCAAATAGTGTCTCAGTTAGAGGGGATTTTAACTCTTATGATATACACTCTCATCCACTAAAACAAAGAGATGATGAGTCTGGGATCTGGGAGGGATTTATCTCTAATGTTGAAGAGGACATGACATATAAGTACCATATAAGCTCAGGTTCTGAAAATGCAAATCCAGACAAAGCTGACCCCTTTGCTTTTTGCTCTGAGGTAGCACCTGCCTCAGCTTCAAAGGTTTATGAGCTTGATGGATATAAGTGGGATGATAAAAAATGGATGAAAAAAAGAGCAAAAAACAACTCTCATAAAGCACCTATCTCTATCTACGAGGTTCATTTAGGTTCTTGGAGAAGAAAAGTACAAGAGGATAATCGCTACTTAACTTATGTAGAGTCCGCAAAAGAGTTAGCACTTTATTTAAAAGAGATGAATTTTACTCATGTGGAACTTCTACCAATTACAGAGTTTCCATTTAAAGGCTCTTGGGGTTATCAAGTAACAGGCTACTTTGCACCAACAGCTAGATTTGGCACACCTCATGAGTTTATGCAGCTTGTAGATATTATGCATGAGCATGATATCGGGGTTATCTTAGACTGGGTGCCATCACACTTTGTGACAGATGGGCATGGTCTTATGAACTTCGATGGAACTTGTCTTTATGAACATGAAGACCCTAGAAAGGGTTATCATCCTGAGTGGAAGAGTGCTATCTTTAACTACGATAGAAACGAGGTTCGTGCTTTTTTGATAAGTTCGGCAATATTTTGGCTTGAGAAATACCACATAGATGGCATAAGAGTAGATGCGGTTGCTTCTATGCTCTACTTAAACTATGCAAGAAAAGATGGAGAGTGGGTGCCAAATGAAGATGGTAGTAATGTAAATCGTGGAGCAGTTAAGTTTTTAGAGCAGTTAAATGTGAGAGCTTATGGAGAGTTTAGCGATATTATGATGATTGCAGAAGAGTCTACAAACTACTCAAAAGTATGCGGAGCTGTGAGTGATGGCGGGCTAGGGTTTGGTTACAAGTGGAATATGGGCTGGATGCATGATATTTTAAAATACATGAAGCTTGACCCTATCTATAGAGAGCATCATCATAAAGATTTGACATTTAGTTTTGTCTATATGTTCAATGAAAACTATGTACTTCCACTTAGCCACGATGAAGTTGTTCATATGAAAGGTTCTTTGATAAACAAGATGCCCGGAGATAACTATAAAAAGTTTGCAAACCTAAGAGCACTTTACTCTTTGATGATGTCTCATCCTGGGAAAAAACTACTCTTTATGGGTGGAGAGTTTGCACAGTTTGCGGAGTGGGATTATGAGAGAAGCCTAGATTGGCATCTACTAGAGTATAAAGAGCATAAGGGGGTGCAAAACACTGTAAAAGAGTTAAATAGGCTCTATAAAATAGAGTCATCACTGCATCTTAATGATGTTGAAGAAAATGGTTTTGAGTGGATAGATGAGAATGACTATCAGGCCAACGTTATCTCATTTATCAGGTTTGGTACAAAAAAAACAAAACCTATCATCATAGTATGTAATTTTTCAGACAAAGAGCACATAGGTTACAACTTAGGCGTACCAACAAAAGGGACATACAAAGAGGTCTTTAGCTCAAACAATGAAGAGTTTGGTGGCTATGGTTCAGCAAATACAACTCCTATAAAATCACGAAAAGAGAGTTGTCATGGAAGAGAAAACATGATAAAAATCAACCTTGCATCACTGAGTGTTAGTTATTTTAAGAGATGCTAA
- the glgA gene encoding glycogen synthase GlgA, whose product MSNKNLNILFVASEVVPYAKTGGLADVAGALPKAIKELGHNIIVVMPRYYQIDTANLTKLQEPLGVPMGVMGEFWAGVYTTMMPNSKVPIYFIDYEEYFGRSKLYEDGDGNAYKDNDNRFIFFSKAVLQLSKMLNFAPDIVHANDWHTATIPLLMRTRFVHDFAHTKSVLTIHNLQHQGHFFKGAVDVLEVGWEYFNAHDLESNDGVNFLKGGISRADAVTTVSKKYAQEIQTQEFGFGLEHHMQAHAHKIYGILNGVDYDEWNPAVDKLIAKKYDVDDMSGKAVCKRDIQKHFGFELREDVALIGFVGRFVEQKGIAMIASILNSILDFDVQIVVLGTGEKWAEDFFSTTSYYRPNFAVHVGYSDALAHKIEAASDMFLMPSLFEPCGLNQIYSLRYGTLPIVRATGGLDDTIHNYDEFHESGNGFKFYEASNDALYHTIKWALDVYYNSSDSFLAMQKRAMREYFGWDSAALEYVDIYKNILGR is encoded by the coding sequence ATGAGTAATAAAAATTTAAATATACTATTTGTAGCATCAGAGGTTGTCCCATACGCTAAAACTGGTGGCCTAGCAGATGTTGCAGGAGCACTTCCAAAAGCTATAAAAGAGTTGGGACATAACATCATAGTTGTGATGCCAAGATATTACCAAATAGACACAGCAAATCTAACAAAACTACAAGAGCCTTTGGGTGTTCCTATGGGTGTGATGGGTGAGTTTTGGGCGGGCGTTTATACAACTATGATGCCCAATAGCAAGGTGCCAATATATTTTATAGACTATGAAGAGTATTTTGGTAGAAGTAAGCTTTATGAGGATGGGGACGGAAATGCATATAAAGATAATGACAACCGTTTTATATTTTTCTCTAAAGCAGTTCTTCAACTCTCTAAGATGCTAAACTTTGCTCCAGATATAGTTCATGCAAATGATTGGCACACTGCAACTATTCCACTTCTTATGAGAACTAGGTTTGTTCATGATTTTGCACATACTAAATCAGTTCTAACTATACACAATCTACAGCATCAAGGTCACTTTTTTAAAGGCGCTGTAGATGTTTTAGAGGTTGGTTGGGAGTATTTTAATGCACATGATTTAGAGAGTAATGATGGAGTAAACTTCTTAAAAGGCGGAATATCAAGAGCAGATGCAGTGACAACTGTTTCTAAAAAATATGCACAAGAGATTCAAACTCAAGAGTTTGGTTTTGGACTTGAACATCATATGCAAGCTCACGCACATAAGATATATGGCATCTTAAATGGTGTGGATTATGATGAGTGGAATCCAGCTGTAGATAAACTCATTGCTAAGAAGTATGACGTGGATGATATGAGTGGCAAGGCTGTGTGCAAGCGAGATATTCAAAAGCACTTTGGATTTGAACTTAGAGAAGATGTAGCTTTGATAGGTTTTGTTGGAAGATTTGTAGAGCAAAAAGGTATAGCTATGATAGCTTCCATCCTTAACTCTATACTAGATTTTGATGTTCAAATAGTTGTGCTTGGAACTGGTGAGAAGTGGGCAGAAGACTTCTTTAGCACGACTTCTTATTATCGTCCAAACTTTGCTGTGCATGTTGGCTATTCAGATGCACTAGCTCACAAGATAGAAGCGGCAAGTGATATGTTTTTGATGCCCTCACTCTTTGAGCCATGTGGATTAAACCAAATCTATAGTCTTAGATATGGAACCTTGCCGATAGTCAGAGCTACAGGTGGTTTGGATGATACTATCCATAACTATGATGAGTTTCATGAGAGTGGGAACGGCTTTAAGTTTTACGAAGCATCTAATGACGCACTTTATCACACTATAAAATGGGCATTAGATGTTTACTATAACTCTTCTGACTCATTTCTTGCTATGCAAAAGAGAGCTATGAGAGAGTATTTTGGTTGGGATAGTGCGGCTTTAGAGTATGTAGATATTTATAAAAATATACTAGGAAGATAA
- a CDS encoding ROK family protein gives MTLVIDAGGTHLRAEIYREDKLLKKLNEKSSAVGLASWIETIIKEYSDVKTICISYAGQVKNGVIISAPNIKVDIHEIKEYFKEKYEIGLFIENDLNCAVLAEGTYLKEEDICAVYVGTGLGLGVVSSGNLITGFSGVATELGHIPYKEAPFECGCGKDNCIELFASGSALAKWKKHKNIDSKLTLQELKETPEFSEIYEEFELALLYAISTAITLFNPKVVVLGGGIIESNPKLESIIASKIKNYAMPVALDGVKIMTTKLKNAPTIGALMLRDSK, from the coding sequence ATGACTTTAGTTATAGATGCAGGTGGTACACACCTTCGTGCTGAGATTTATAGAGAAGATAAACTACTCAAAAAGTTAAATGAAAAAAGTTCGGCTGTAGGATTAGCATCGTGGATTGAGACAATAATCAAAGAGTATAGTGATGTAAAAACTATTTGCATCTCTTATGCAGGTCAAGTAAAAAATGGAGTTATAATTTCTGCTCCAAATATCAAAGTAGATATACATGAGATAAAAGAGTATTTTAAAGAGAAGTATGAGATTGGACTTTTTATAGAGAATGATTTAAATTGTGCAGTTCTAGCGGAGGGTACTTATCTTAAAGAAGAAGATATTTGTGCCGTCTACGTTGGAACTGGTCTTGGCCTTGGAGTTGTTAGTTCAGGAAATCTCATAACGGGCTTTAGTGGAGTGGCAACAGAGTTAGGACATATACCATATAAAGAAGCTCCTTTTGAATGTGGATGCGGTAAAGACAACTGCATTGAACTCTTTGCATCAGGTTCAGCTTTAGCTAAATGGAAAAAACATAAAAATATAGATAGTAAACTAACTCTACAAGAGTTAAAAGAAACTCCAGAGTTTAGTGAAATATACGAAGAGTTTGAACTTGCACTGCTTTATGCAATCTCAACTGCCATAACACTTTTTAATCCAAAAGTTGTAGTTTTAGGTGGTGGAATCATAGAGTCAAATCCAAAACTTGAGAGTATAATAGCTTCAAAGATAAAAAACTATGCTATGCCAGTTGCACTTGATGGTGTGAAGATAATGACAACAAAACTAAAAAATGCACCAACTATCGGTGCTTTAATGCTAAGGGATTCAAAATGA